A window of Pomacea canaliculata isolate SZHN2017 linkage group LG3, ASM307304v1, whole genome shotgun sequence contains these coding sequences:
- the LOC112559973 gene encoding zinc finger protein Xfin-like, translating into MQKYHLSHGSRLMVNIFPGRRYNDAPEEQEFVKGRTIFECSLCHKYFITQSELLSHLGVHTVNADGRCPQCQKSFAQDADLKMHLFGHSRNIIVPKDTVLEIENVQEGPSDLGSARQPQPPTSESDSQAEPSFAAVSENMAPPCMLSVVEADDSSEPLHRYHPAHELQLAARRDKQQVQISEVSFLVQDAADITGEEIKGVEPVALTKSQMELLGPEVSEGSEIIIIMPHDTAGLPALTHPEGDSQQSILTTVLSPDHQLKPSSPISNQADLAVSSVSKTPSEMVIIAQAVEKMDAEKRDQHRALLEFASSERNPPQIVVVEGINKKSALSSEHNMESVKESKTTSASIAFAKRTQNKQLEVTENINKEHPLPSRQAESTNQEAPAVRSRARLTCRHTATISQGNQTSPTAKLTKSSSTPGSQAKTSADVKEAAKGERRMTTRKRLSTAEHQESIAGPSKLAATVKDGEKSAHGRVLLGSAKAMDCGITDKADNTKPSVMITSSAKSEKGAEPTEIAFKKISHANNVHHDVKRENVQTAEEEGVRVTGKGEQSKRSRAAFIPKYEPIQTRKRARSQQYQDMIASLVQSSPRSRGPREPPVRPDTEQMPKAVPKSLLILDPNLLPRSARSKVAMMTSPGKSNEAQQVLVNVSSSQNISLTASVQLATASSLDAAEIFRVKNEDMNDQQLDQPLDAASLVEQAASVQPATEERSEPVSLQSVHAPTAVVLPKASSIHQDDTSASLLLLAEAAYPSASPSAVLSAPTQTLEPSLEHQIPQKQLVSHQPEPAVTSESTDTAAAQAVAQFSPGKNVDKEAELKEMDGTEHWMCSVCGELVKVTDRAQHVTQHVDEEDEEEFSCDVCGEQLADEEELELHMAVEHDDDEEADNGGADGGEEEDCVEEESSTGIAGSRRADSNLHVCEQCGESFPFAAYLRKHISNVHKHPSIVYTCNKCNKSFSSSTAYENHSRLHASPDNKISFRCICCEASFTSATELSVHANMCKNIMSGRGRGRGRGRGRGRGGAVSLSPHHVCEICGKVFSSDIYLKAHLKSHLSGKLQCLFCPEKFHRIGALKEHMAGNHPDALPFRCSICQRGFSRNANRLMHEQTHTSVKLHRCDECGESFALQAYLNRHMRYRHLRKMQCKCDICGKEFLRRADMVKHKRVHTGERPYKCEICGHGFGQQSNYKYHMMRHRGEKPHRCPVCERGFRLPSHLRMHLEQHADGRHPCSVCDKVFSLNRYLQRHMRVHSMKKQVTLDGGLGEETEKGSLSHSTNSVTMYEDDTTMSKMTDRILFEPLGEQVVAQTQVIHNSPDSEPIIHFIINEEKSSENENNEEVSIVDSNTGAIITTGVVETASCTASSSGEKPAEEKEEVLEEMVEEQAFVNAEEGTSVVVGAFSEGEGGSMEEGSVTIPFRDLAQLLGGKHYKCDACSQSFGISPNATYNMVHTGQSHILVISLNDHWKTS; encoded by the exons ATGCAGAAGTATCACCTTAGTCATGGGTCTCGGCTAATGGTCAACATATTCCCAGGTCGGCGCTATAATGATGCCCCGGAAGAGCAAGAGTTTGTGAAAGGCCGAACAATTTTTGAATGCAGCTTGTGTCACAAATACTTCATTACTCAGTCAGAACTTTTGAGTCATCTTGGGGTGCACACTGTCAATGCTGATGGGAGATGCCCTCAGTGTCAGAAGAGCTTTGCTCAAGATGCTGACCTGAAAATGCACTTGTTTGGTCATTCTCGAAATATCATAGTGCCCAAGGACACAGTGTTGGAGATAGAAAATGTACAAGAAGGTCCTTCAGATCTTGGTTCAGCCCGTCAGCCCCAGCCTCCAACATCCGAATCAGATTCTCAAGCAGAACCATCTTTTGCAGCAGTATCAGAAAATATGGCACCGCCATGCATGTTGTCTGTTGTGGAGGCTGATGACTCATCTGAGCCACTGCACAGGTATCACCCTGCACATGAACTGCAATTAGCAGCAAGGAGAGACAAACAGCAAGTGCAGATTTCTGAGGTGTCATTTTTGGTACAGGACGCTGCCGATATTACTGGGGAAGAAATTAAAGGGGTGGAACCTGTAGCCTTGACCAAAAGTCAGATGGAGTTGTTGGGGCCAGAAGTTAGCGAGGGTTCAGAGATTATCATCATAATGCCACATGACACTGCTGGCCTACCAGCTTTAACTCATCCTGAGGGAGACAGCCAGCAGAGTATCTTGACTACTGTTCTCTCTCCTGATCATCAGCTTAAACCTTCTTCACCTATTTCCAATCAAGCAGATTTGGCTGTGTCCTCGGTTAGTAAGACACCATCTGAAATGGTGATAATAGCACAGGCAGTGGAGAAAATGGACGCTGAGAAGAGAGACCAACACAGAGCTCTTTTAGAGTTTGCTTCATCAGAGAGGAACCCGCCACAAATAGTGGTTGTGGAAGGCATCAACAAAAAATCTGCTTTGTCCTCAGAACATAACATGGAATCcgttaaagaaagtaaaactacATCAGCTTCAATAGCTTTCGCAAAAAGAACACAGAACAAGCAGTTAGAagtaacagaaaatataaataaagagcaTCCATTACCCAGCAGACAAGCAGAGAGCACAAATCAGGAAGCGCCAGCTGTAAGAAGCAGAGCAAGACTAACATGCCGTCATACAGCGACCATCTCTCAAGGAAACCAGACCAGTCCGACTGCAAAGCTGACCAAGTCATCTTCCACACCAGGCAGTCAGGCAAAAACTTCAGCAGACGTTAAGGAGGCAGCTAAGGGTGAAAGAAGGATGACAACACGTAAGCGACTTTCCACAGCTGAACATCAGGAGAGCATAGCAGGGCCTTCCAAACTTGCAGCAACTGTCAAAGATGGTGAGAAGTCAGCACACGGGAGGGTTTTGTTAGGGTCAGCAAAAGCCATGGATTGTGGCATCACAGATAAGGCAGACAACACCAAACCATCTGTGATGATAACATCTTCAGCTAAATCCGAAAAGGGGGCTGAACCCACAGAAATTGCATTCAAAAAAATATCGCATGCTAACAATGTTCATCATGATGTtaagagagaaaatgtgcaaACAGCTGAAGAGGAAGGAGTTCGAGTCACTGGGAAAGGAGAACAGAGTAAAAGGTCCAGAGCTGCTTTCATACCAAAGTATGAACCTATACAAACAAGGAAGAGGGCCCGGTCACAACAGTACCAGGACATGATTGCTAGTCTTGTACAGTCCTCTCCAAGGTCGCGGGGTCCAAGAGAGCCACCAGTCAGACCTGACACAGAGCAAATGCCCAAAGCTGTTCCCAAAAGCCTTCTTATCCTTGACCCCAATCTGCTGCCCCGTTCAGCTCGTTCCAAAGTAGCCATGATGACATCACCAGGCAAGAGCAACGAGGCTCAGCAGGTGCTTGTAAATGTTTCTTCCTCCCAAAACATATCACTGACTGCTTCAGTTCAGCTGGCAACTGCAAGCTCGCTTGATGCTGCAGAGATCTTTAGAGTGAAAAACGAGGACATGAATGACCAGCAGCTTGATCAACCTTTAGATGCAGCTTCTCTTGTGGAACAAGCTGCCAGCGTGCAACCAGCTACGGAGGAAAGATCAGAACCAGTTAGTCTGCAAAGCGTTCATGCTCCTACTGCAGTTGTACTGCCAAAGGCCAGCAGCATTCATCAGGATGACACATCAGCCAGTCTACTTCTGTTGGCTGAAGCTGCCTACCCAAGTGCGTCACCCAGTGCTGTTTTGTCAGCACCAACTCAGACCCTTGAACCATCACTTGAACATCAGATTCCTCAGAAGCAGCTTGTTTCTCACCAGCCAGAACCTGCAGTGACATCTGAATCAACAGATACAGCTGCAGCACAAGCTGTTGCTCAATTTTCACCCGGGAAGAATGTTGATAAAGAGGCTGAATTGAAGGAAATGGATGGAACAGAACATTGGATGTGCTCAGTATGCGGGGAGCTGGTGAAAGTAACAGATCGAGCCCAGCATGTCACTCAGCATGTCgatgaagaagatgaggaagagTTTTCCTGTGATGTTTGTGGAGAACAGTTAGCTGATGAGGAAGAATTAGAACTCCACATGGCAGTCGaacatgacgatgatgaagaggCAGACAATGGTGGTGCTGATGGCGGGGAGGAAGAGGATTGTGTAGAAGAAGAATCCTCAACAGGTATTGCAGGGTCTAGAAGAGCAGACAGCAATCTTCATGTGTGCGAGCAGTGTGGTGAAAGTTTCCCTTTCGCTGCATACCTCCGCAAGCACATTAGTAATGTTCACAAGCATCCCAGCATAGTTTACACTTGTAACAAGTGCAACAAGTCATTCTCATCAAGCACAGCCTATGAAAACCATAGCAGACTGCATGCTTCACCTGACAATAAAATCTCCTTCCGATGTATTTGCTGTGAAGCAAGCTTCACCTCTGCCACTGAACTTAGTGTTCATGCCAACATGTGCAAAAACATAATGTCTGGAAGGGGCAGGGGACGTGGACGAGGGCGAGGCAGAGGCAGAGGAGGTGCAGTTAGCCTCTCCCCTCATCATGTCTGTGAAATTTGTGGCAAAGTTTTCTCATCAGATATCTACCTGAAGGCTCACTTAAAGTCTCACCTCAGTGGTAAG CTGCAGTGTCTCTTCTGCCCTGAAAAGTTCCATCGTATTGGTGCATTGAAAGAACACATGGCAGGAAACCACCCGGATGCTCTTCCATTTAGGTGCTCCATCTGTCAGCGAGGCTTTTCTCGTAATGCCAACAGACTAATGCATGAGCAGACCCACACATCAGTCAAGCTACACCGTTGTGATGAATGTGGGGAAAGTTTTGCTTTGCAAGCCTACCTCAATCGCCACATGCGCTATAGGCATCTCCGCAAA atGCAGTGCAAATGTGACATATGTGGCAAAGAATTCCTGCGGAGAGCTGACATGGTGAAACACAAGAGAGTGCACACTGGAGAAAGGCCATACAAATGTGAGATATGTGGGCATGGATTTGGCCAACAGTCCAACTACAA GTACCACATGATGCGACATCGAGGCGAAAAACCTCACAGGTGCCCTGTGTGTGAGCGAGGTTTCCGTCTGCCATCACACCTAAGAATGCATTTAGAACAACATGCAGATGGTCGGCATCCTTGCAGTGTTTGTGACAAAGTCTTCTCCCTCAACAGATATTTGCAACGCCATATGCGTGTGCATTCAATG AAAAAGCAGGTGACTTTAGATGGAGGGTTGGGAGAAGAGACAGAAAAGGGATCATTGAGCCATTCCACAAATTCTGTGACAATGTATGAGGATGACACAACAATGTCAAAGATGACAGATCGTATTCTATTCGAGCCTCTAGGTGAACAAGTGGTAGCCCAGACACAGGTTATACACAATTCACCAGACAGTGAGCCCATCATTCACTTTATcatcaatgaagaaaaaagcagTGAGAATGAGAACAATGAGGAGGTAAGCATTGTGGACAGTAACACTGGAGCCATCATCACCACAGGTGTTGTGGAAACAGCCAGCTGTACTGCATCATCCTCAGGAGAGAAGCCggcagaggaaaaagaagaagtgCTTGAAGAAATGGTGGAGGAGCAGGCTTTTGTCAATGCAGAAGAAGGGACAAGCGTTGTGGTGGGGGCATTTTCGGAAGGAGAGGGTGGCAGCATGGAAGAAGGCAGCGTGACGATTCCTTTCCGAGACCTGGCCCAGCTGCTGGGTGGTAAGCACTATAAGTGTGACGCCTGCTCACAGAGCTTTGGTATCAGTCCCAATGCCACCTACAACATGGTCCACACAGGACAGAGCCACATCCTTGTCATCAGCCTCAATGATCATTGGAAAACTTCCTAA
- the LOC112559980 gene encoding UPF0160 protein MYG1, mitochondrial-like isoform X2, with amino-acid sequence MFARFAERGQRQLVQKVAALSLSMSGESPAKKANIMVKIGTHNGTFHCDEVLACFMLKQLPQYRDAEILRTRESSLLDECDIVVDVGGVYNPENHRYDHHQRNFKECMNSLNPHKKWITKLSSAGLVYFHFGHEILSHLLGLSVQDPTTELIYDKVYENFLEEVDAIDNGIDATNEEPRYKVTTTISNRVARMNPRWNEENVDEDKCFHKAMDMVGAEFLDRVNFYKATWLPARDIVLRALNARTETHSTGEIISLSEGGSPWKDHLFTLEEELGISPPIKYVLYPDSNSQWRVQCVPLRLGSFDNRLPLSEEWRGLRDEELSQKCGIPNCIFVHSSGFIGGNKTYEGALAMAAASLQKVESR; translated from the exons ATGTTTGCTCGGTTTGCAGAAAG GGGCCAACGACAGCTTGTTCAAAAAGTTGCAGCATTATCTTTAAGCATGAGCGGTGAATCACCAGCAAAAAAGGCAAATATTATGGTTAAGATAGGAACACACAATGGGACCTTCCATTGTGATGAAGTTCTTGCCTGTTTTATGCTCAAACAGCTGCCTCAGTACAGGGATGCAGAAATTTTACG AACCAGAGAGTCTAGCCTGCTAGATGAATGTGATATAGTGGTAGATGTTGGAGGCGTGTACAATCCAGAAAATCATCGCTACGATCATCATCAACG AAACTTTAAGGAATGCATGAACAGCTTAAATCCTCATAAGAAATGGATCACAAAGCTCAGCTCAGCTGGCCTGGTGTATTTTCACTTTGGTCATGAGATTCTTTCTCACCTGCTGGGTCTATCTGTTCAAGATCCTACAACTGAACTAATTTATGATAAGGTATATGAGAATTTTCTGGAGGAGGTGGATGCCATTGACAATGGCATTGATGCTACAAATGAGGAACCAAg ATACAaagtgacaacaacaataagTAACAGAGTTGCCCGCATGAACCCAAGGTGGAATGAAGAGAATGTGGATGAAGAT AAATGTTTCCACAAGGCAATGGATATGGTTGGGGCAGAGTTTCTTGACAGAGTCAACTTTTACAAGGCAACATGGCTTCCTGCAAGAGATATAGTACTGAGGGCCCTCAACGCTAGAACAGAG ACACACAGTACTGGAGAGATCATTTCCCTGTCAGAAGGTGGATCACCATGGAAAGACCATCTCTTTACCTTGGAAGAAGAACTTGGCATCAGTCCTCCAATCAAATATGTTTTGTATCCAGACAGTAACAGTCAGTGGAGGGTTCAATGTGTTCCACTCAGGCTGGGGTCTTTTGACAATAG ACTTCCTTTGTCAGAAGAGTGGCGAGGTCTACGAGATGAAGAACTGTCTCAAAAATGTGGAATTCCCAACTGCATTTTTGTTCATTCGTCAGGGTTTATTGGAGGAAACAAAACATATGAAGGTGCTTTAGCCATGGCTGCAGCAAGTCTTCAGAAAGTAGAGAGCCGATAA
- the LOC112559980 gene encoding UPF0160 protein MYG1, mitochondrial-like isoform X1 gives MWRKAETVRESSTTFQLIFPQTTSHDEHEALEHELIYTSMIGGKTFHFQGQRQLVQKVAALSLSMSGESPAKKANIMVKIGTHNGTFHCDEVLACFMLKQLPQYRDAEILRTRESSLLDECDIVVDVGGVYNPENHRYDHHQRNFKECMNSLNPHKKWITKLSSAGLVYFHFGHEILSHLLGLSVQDPTTELIYDKVYENFLEEVDAIDNGIDATNEEPRYKVTTTISNRVARMNPRWNEENVDEDKCFHKAMDMVGAEFLDRVNFYKATWLPARDIVLRALNARTETHSTGEIISLSEGGSPWKDHLFTLEEELGISPPIKYVLYPDSNSQWRVQCVPLRLGSFDNRLPLSEEWRGLRDEELSQKCGIPNCIFVHSSGFIGGNKTYEGALAMAAASLQKVESR, from the exons ATGTGGCGCAAAGCAGAAACAGTTCGGGAGAGTAGTACAACGTTTCAGTTGATATTTCCACAAACAACATCGCATGATGAACACGAAGCATTGgagcacgaactaatatacacgtccatgattgGAGGGAAAACTTTTCACTTCCA GGGCCAACGACAGCTTGTTCAAAAAGTTGCAGCATTATCTTTAAGCATGAGCGGTGAATCACCAGCAAAAAAGGCAAATATTATGGTTAAGATAGGAACACACAATGGGACCTTCCATTGTGATGAAGTTCTTGCCTGTTTTATGCTCAAACAGCTGCCTCAGTACAGGGATGCAGAAATTTTACG AACCAGAGAGTCTAGCCTGCTAGATGAATGTGATATAGTGGTAGATGTTGGAGGCGTGTACAATCCAGAAAATCATCGCTACGATCATCATCAACG AAACTTTAAGGAATGCATGAACAGCTTAAATCCTCATAAGAAATGGATCACAAAGCTCAGCTCAGCTGGCCTGGTGTATTTTCACTTTGGTCATGAGATTCTTTCTCACCTGCTGGGTCTATCTGTTCAAGATCCTACAACTGAACTAATTTATGATAAGGTATATGAGAATTTTCTGGAGGAGGTGGATGCCATTGACAATGGCATTGATGCTACAAATGAGGAACCAAg ATACAaagtgacaacaacaataagTAACAGAGTTGCCCGCATGAACCCAAGGTGGAATGAAGAGAATGTGGATGAAGAT AAATGTTTCCACAAGGCAATGGATATGGTTGGGGCAGAGTTTCTTGACAGAGTCAACTTTTACAAGGCAACATGGCTTCCTGCAAGAGATATAGTACTGAGGGCCCTCAACGCTAGAACAGAG ACACACAGTACTGGAGAGATCATTTCCCTGTCAGAAGGTGGATCACCATGGAAAGACCATCTCTTTACCTTGGAAGAAGAACTTGGCATCAGTCCTCCAATCAAATATGTTTTGTATCCAGACAGTAACAGTCAGTGGAGGGTTCAATGTGTTCCACTCAGGCTGGGGTCTTTTGACAATAG ACTTCCTTTGTCAGAAGAGTGGCGAGGTCTACGAGATGAAGAACTGTCTCAAAAATGTGGAATTCCCAACTGCATTTTTGTTCATTCGTCAGGGTTTATTGGAGGAAACAAAACATATGAAGGTGCTTTAGCCATGGCTGCAGCAAGTCTTCAGAAAGTAGAGAGCCGATAA
- the LOC112559980 gene encoding UPF0160 protein MYG1, mitochondrial-like isoform X3 produces MSGESPAKKANIMVKIGTHNGTFHCDEVLACFMLKQLPQYRDAEILRTRESSLLDECDIVVDVGGVYNPENHRYDHHQRNFKECMNSLNPHKKWITKLSSAGLVYFHFGHEILSHLLGLSVQDPTTELIYDKVYENFLEEVDAIDNGIDATNEEPRYKVTTTISNRVARMNPRWNEENVDEDKCFHKAMDMVGAEFLDRVNFYKATWLPARDIVLRALNARTETHSTGEIISLSEGGSPWKDHLFTLEEELGISPPIKYVLYPDSNSQWRVQCVPLRLGSFDNRLPLSEEWRGLRDEELSQKCGIPNCIFVHSSGFIGGNKTYEGALAMAAASLQKVESR; encoded by the exons ATGAGCGGTGAATCACCAGCAAAAAAGGCAAATATTATGGTTAAGATAGGAACACACAATGGGACCTTCCATTGTGATGAAGTTCTTGCCTGTTTTATGCTCAAACAGCTGCCTCAGTACAGGGATGCAGAAATTTTACG AACCAGAGAGTCTAGCCTGCTAGATGAATGTGATATAGTGGTAGATGTTGGAGGCGTGTACAATCCAGAAAATCATCGCTACGATCATCATCAACG AAACTTTAAGGAATGCATGAACAGCTTAAATCCTCATAAGAAATGGATCACAAAGCTCAGCTCAGCTGGCCTGGTGTATTTTCACTTTGGTCATGAGATTCTTTCTCACCTGCTGGGTCTATCTGTTCAAGATCCTACAACTGAACTAATTTATGATAAGGTATATGAGAATTTTCTGGAGGAGGTGGATGCCATTGACAATGGCATTGATGCTACAAATGAGGAACCAAg ATACAaagtgacaacaacaataagTAACAGAGTTGCCCGCATGAACCCAAGGTGGAATGAAGAGAATGTGGATGAAGAT AAATGTTTCCACAAGGCAATGGATATGGTTGGGGCAGAGTTTCTTGACAGAGTCAACTTTTACAAGGCAACATGGCTTCCTGCAAGAGATATAGTACTGAGGGCCCTCAACGCTAGAACAGAG ACACACAGTACTGGAGAGATCATTTCCCTGTCAGAAGGTGGATCACCATGGAAAGACCATCTCTTTACCTTGGAAGAAGAACTTGGCATCAGTCCTCCAATCAAATATGTTTTGTATCCAGACAGTAACAGTCAGTGGAGGGTTCAATGTGTTCCACTCAGGCTGGGGTCTTTTGACAATAG ACTTCCTTTGTCAGAAGAGTGGCGAGGTCTACGAGATGAAGAACTGTCTCAAAAATGTGGAATTCCCAACTGCATTTTTGTTCATTCGTCAGGGTTTATTGGAGGAAACAAAACATATGAAGGTGCTTTAGCCATGGCTGCAGCAAGTCTTCAGAAAGTAGAGAGCCGATAA
- the LOC112559982 gene encoding DDB1- and CUL4-associated factor 7 has translation MCAVHSAPPGKRKEIYRYEAPWTVYSMNWSIRPDKRFRLALGSFVEEYNNKVQIVSLDEESAEFTAKSTFDHPYPTTKIMWIPDSKGVFPDLMATSGDYLRVWRVGDSETRLECLLNNNKNSDFCAPLTSFDWNEVDPNLLGTSSIDTTCTIWGLETGQVLGRVNMVSGHVKTQLIAHDKEVYDIAFSRAGGGRDMFASVGADGSVRMFDLRHLEHSTIIYEDPGHVPLLRLAWNKQDPNYLATMAMDALEVIILDVRVPCTPVARLNNHRACVNGIGWAPHSSCHICTAGDDHQALIWDIQQMPRAIEDPILAYTAGGEINQIQWSSTQPDWISICYNNCMEILRV, from the exons atgtgtgcgGTGCACTCTGCCCCACCGGGGAAAAGAAAGGAGATATATAGATATGAAGCACCATGGACTGTCTATAGTATGAACTGGAGCATTCGTCCCGACAAGCGGTTCCGGCTTGCTTTGGGTAGTTTTGTCGAAGAATACAATAATAAG GTTCAGATTGTTTCTCTTGATGAAGAAAGTGCTGAGTTTACAGCAAAAAGTACTTTCGATCACCCCTACCccacaacaaaaattatgtgGATTCCTGATTCG AAGGGAGTGTTTCCAGACTTAATGGCTACCAGTGGAGACTACTTGCGAGTGTGGAGAGTAGGTGACTCAGAAACACGATTAGAGTGCCTTCTCAACAAT AACAAAAATTCAGACTTTTGTGCTCCCCTCACATCTTTTGACTGGAATGAAGTGGATCCTAATCTTCTCGGGACATCATCCATTGACACTACATGCACAATATGGGGCTTGGAG ACAGGTCAGGTTTTGGGTCGTGTGAACATGGTGTCAGGTCATGTCAAAACACAGCTTATTGCACATGACAAGGAAGTCTACGATATTGCTTTTAGCAGAGCTGGTGGTGGCAGAGATATGTTTGCCAGTGTTG GGGCTGATGGATCAGTTCGAATGTTTGATTTGCGGCACCTGGAACACTCAACTATTATTTATGAAGATCCTGGTCATGTTCCATTGTTACGTCTTGCTTGGAACAAACAGGATCCAAACTACTTAGCTACCATGGCAATGGATGCATTggaa GTCATCATTCTTGATGTCCGTGTTCCTTGCACACCTGTGGCTCGTCTTAATAACCATCGTGCTTGTGTCAATGGTATTGGGTGGGCACCCCATTCTAGTTGCCATATCTGCACAGCAG gagatgaccatcAAGCCCTTATCTGGGACATCCAACAGATGCCAAGAGCTATCGAAGATCCCATACTAGCTTATACAGCTGGGGgtgaaataaatcaaatacagTGGTCATCAACACAGCCTGACTGGATTTCCATTTGTTACAATAACTGTATGGAGATTCTGCGAGTATGA